Proteins from one Clostridium cellulovorans 743B genomic window:
- a CDS encoding response regulator transcription factor, giving the protein MFHVLIVEDNTNIRKLMIARLEKEGYKIFDAEDGIKALQILDSYHIDLIISDIMMPNMDGYELTMSLRESQYNMPILMITARESYEDKEKGFLFGADDYMVKPINLNEMVLRVAALLRRSKIVSEHKLQIGDIVLNYDTLSITTKDTVYELPKKEFYLLFKLLSYPKKIFTRQQLMDEIWGMDVDIDERTVDSHIKKLRKKFEHIDEFKIITIRGLGYKAEKYV; this is encoded by the coding sequence ATGTTTCATGTACTGATTGTAGAAGATAATACAAATATAAGAAAGCTTATGATAGCTCGCCTTGAGAAGGAGGGCTATAAAATTTTTGATGCAGAAGATGGAATAAAGGCATTACAGATTCTTGATAGCTATCATATAGATCTAATTATTAGTGATATAATGATGCCAAATATGGACGGATATGAACTAACTATGAGTTTAAGGGAATCTCAGTATAACATGCCTATTTTAATGATTACAGCTAGAGAAAGTTATGAAGATAAGGAAAAAGGTTTTTTATTTGGTGCTGATGATTATATGGTAAAACCTATTAATTTGAATGAGATGGTTTTAAGAGTTGCTGCTTTGCTTAGGCGCTCAAAAATCGTATCAGAGCACAAGCTTCAAATTGGAGATATAGTTTTAAATTATGATACTCTTTCTATAACTACTAAGGATACTGTATATGAACTACCCAAAAAAGAATTTTATTTATTATTTAAACTTTTAAGTTATCCAAAAAAAATTTTTACTCGTCAACAATTAATGGATGAAATTTGGGGAATGGATGTAGACATTGATGAGAGAACCGTTGATAGCCATATCAAGAAACTTCGAAAAAAATTTGAACATATTGATGAGTTTAAAATAATAACAATTAGAGGATTAGGATATAAAGCGGAGAAGTATGTATGA
- a CDS encoding nitroreductase family protein — protein sequence MILYNKPINEIIEERTSVRGYKGKLEADVKEKLISYLKNLDGPFKGKIRYAFVDMDFDTTKDLKLGTYGVVKGATSYLVCILEQESQEQDKVELGYEVESFILYCTSLGIGSCWMGGTFNKSNFAKAVNLKENEIILIVSPLGYPREKKSFMEKAMVAVAGSKNRKLWNELFFDRNLSKPLKKEDAGKYSQALEMVRKAPSAMNKQPWRIIKVDDSFYFHIAEGRHYGLECVDIGIAMCHFDMTLKEQGINGKWTKEEVNVIKWEVI from the coding sequence ATGATTTTGTATAACAAACCAATTAATGAGATTATTGAAGAAAGAACTTCTGTAAGAGGATATAAGGGAAAGCTCGAGGCAGATGTAAAAGAAAAGCTTATAAGTTATCTAAAAAATTTAGATGGCCCTTTCAAAGGGAAAATTCGTTATGCGTTTGTCGATATGGATTTCGATACTACCAAGGATTTAAAACTTGGAACATACGGTGTTGTTAAAGGTGCAACTTCATATTTAGTTTGTATTTTAGAACAAGAAAGTCAAGAACAAGATAAAGTTGAACTTGGCTACGAAGTTGAATCCTTTATACTATACTGCACGTCTTTAGGTATCGGTTCTTGTTGGATGGGAGGAACATTTAACAAGAGTAACTTTGCTAAAGCTGTTAACTTAAAAGAAAATGAGATAATTTTAATTGTAAGTCCATTAGGATATCCTAGAGAAAAGAAATCCTTTATGGAAAAGGCTATGGTAGCAGTTGCAGGTTCTAAAAATAGAAAGCTTTGGAATGAATTGTTTTTTGATAGAAATTTAAGCAAACCATTAAAAAAAGAAGATGCAGGGAAGTATTCTCAAGCGTTAGAAATGGTTAGAAAAGCGCCTTCAGCTATGAATAAACAACCTTGGAGAATTATTAAGGTAGATGATAGTTTTTATTTTCATATAGCGGAAGGAAGACATTATGGTTTAGAGTGTGTGGATATAGGTATAGCAATGTGCCATTTTGATATGACCTTAAAAGAACAAGGAATCAATGGAAAGTGGACGAAAGAAGAAGTTAATGTCATTAAATGGGAAGTTATCTAG
- a CDS encoding calcium-binding protein — protein sequence MLTDNKILGTNSNNTVNLGSESMLSSDVNDNHILNGTLGDDILGGGSGDDILDGGFGNDILEGGLGSDTYIFQKGYGEDIIGNYTLGNNDLDVDTLRMIGIREEEVKAVRNGQNLILAVDGTNDKVTIWNYFDYESVDRTFAVNRIGFEGNVVWDVQAIQEITSNTVLGTNYQLILEKSV from the coding sequence ATGTTAACAGATAATAAAATCTTAGGAACCAATAGTAACAACACTGTAAATCTAGGAAGTGAAAGTATGCTTTCGTCTGATGTAAATGATAACCATATATTAAATGGTACCTTAGGAGATGACATCTTAGGTGGCGGAAGTGGAGATGATATTCTCGACGGCGGCTTTGGAAATGATATATTAGAAGGTGGACTAGGAAGCGATACTTATATATTCCAAAAGGGATATGGGGAAGATATAATAGGTAATTATACGCTAGGAAACAATGACTTAGATGTAGATACTTTAAGAATGATTGGAATAAGAGAAGAAGAAGTAAAAGCTGTAAGAAATGGACAAAATCTTATACTAGCTGTAGACGGCACTAACGATAAAGTAACCATTTGGAATTATTTTGACTATGAATCAGTTGATAGAACTTTTGCAGTTAACAGAATAGGTTTTGAAGGTAACGTAGTATGGGATGTTCAAGCTATACAGGAGATAACTAGTAATACAGTACTTGGAACTAATTACCAATTAATATTAGAAAAATCAGTATAA
- a CDS encoding sensor histidine kinase, producing MNVFSKSIRTKFTLIFIGILCFSCVTSFGISLMLNYSLSKLHYINDNLKETLLLSITLVICALIGSILVFFVTKLIIKPLKKLSESTKEIAKGNFDINILYDSEDELGILAKNFNLMAKELKNIEYLQKDFIVNVSHEFKTPIASIQGFVEIIKDKSLPETKFDEYTDIIIEETKRLSNLSTNILRLSRLDSQMISKNRVIFSLDEQLRKTLLLLEDQWSLKNLELEINLEKVNYIGDEELIQQIWVNILGNAIKFSYDNGTISVKLKDNPSSVIVEIADQGIGISEEIENHVFEKFYQGDTSHSKEGNGLGLAIVKRIIEICNGTIYFKTKYGKGTTFTVTLPKEFE from the coding sequence ATGAATGTATTTTCAAAATCAATTAGAACTAAGTTTACTTTAATATTTATAGGTATATTATGCTTTTCTTGTGTAACTTCTTTTGGAATCTCTCTTATGTTAAATTATAGTTTATCTAAACTACATTATATTAATGATAATTTGAAGGAAACATTACTTTTATCAATAACACTAGTGATTTGTGCTTTAATCGGTTCTATACTTGTGTTTTTTGTAACAAAACTCATTATAAAGCCATTAAAGAAGTTAAGCGAAAGCACCAAAGAAATTGCAAAGGGAAACTTTGACATAAATATTCTTTATGATAGTGAGGATGAACTAGGTATCCTAGCTAAGAACTTCAATTTAATGGCAAAGGAATTGAAAAATATTGAATATCTCCAGAAAGATTTTATAGTTAATGTTTCTCATGAATTTAAAACACCTATTGCATCTATTCAAGGATTTGTTGAAATAATTAAGGACAAAAGTCTACCTGAAACTAAATTTGATGAATATACAGATATCATAATAGAGGAAACAAAGAGGCTCAGTAATTTATCTACAAATATCTTAAGATTATCTCGATTAGATTCTCAAATGATTTCTAAAAATAGAGTAATCTTTTCTCTGGATGAGCAATTAAGAAAAACACTTTTACTATTAGAAGACCAATGGTCTCTAAAAAATTTAGAGTTAGAAATTAATTTAGAGAAAGTTAATTATATAGGAGATGAAGAGTTAATTCAACAAATATGGGTAAATATTCTTGGGAATGCTATTAAATTTTCTTATGACAATGGAACTATAAGCGTTAAGTTGAAAGACAATCCCTCATCAGTTATCGTAGAAATAGCTGATCAAGGTATTGGAATTTCAGAAGAAATAGAAAACCATGTTTTTGAGAAGTTTTATCAAGGAGATACTTCACATTCAAAGGAAGGTAACGGACTAGGACTTGCGATAGTGAAAAGAATAATTGAAATCTGTAATGGAACTATTTATTTTAAAACAAAGTATGGTAAAGGTACGACCTTTACTGTTACGTTACCGAAAGAATTTGAATAA
- a CDS encoding radical SAM protein yields MRENFNLAEYMSNGIENVVKGIVKASFKNPKETAFILKYALASKEAKKKRMEFIDIGENIPGFLIASITSSCNLFCKGCYARANKSCGEDIHKIQLPSERWSGIFNEAKELGISFILLAGGEPLMQRDIIEKAAEIKEIMFPIFTNGTMINDEYIKLFDKNRNLVPILSIEGNEEQTDRRRGIGTYKMLMEVMNKLKEKGILFGSSVTVTKENLSTVTSKAFFNKLYKKGCKAMIFVEYVPVSDGTQNLAPGNRERKILEDEQQKLRDEYKDAIFLSFPGDEKYSGGCLAAGRGFFHISVDGSAEPCPFSPYSDTNLAECTLREAINSPLFDKLNKSGMLLSEHAGGCVLFEKEQEVKELMNL; encoded by the coding sequence ATGAGAGAGAATTTTAATTTAGCTGAATATATGAGTAATGGTATTGAAAATGTTGTAAAGGGAATAGTAAAAGCGTCCTTTAAAAATCCAAAGGAAACAGCTTTTATCCTAAAGTATGCTTTAGCAAGTAAAGAAGCTAAAAAGAAAAGAATGGAATTCATAGATATTGGTGAAAACATCCCAGGATTTCTAATTGCCAGCATAACAAGCAGTTGTAATTTATTTTGCAAGGGTTGTTATGCAAGAGCTAATAAGTCCTGTGGAGAAGATATCCATAAAATACAATTGCCTTCTGAAAGATGGTCTGGAATTTTTAATGAAGCTAAAGAACTTGGAATTTCATTTATACTCCTTGCAGGTGGTGAACCATTAATGCAAAGAGATATAATTGAGAAAGCAGCTGAAATAAAAGAAATTATGTTTCCTATTTTCACTAATGGAACAATGATTAATGATGAATATATAAAGTTATTTGATAAAAATAGAAATCTCGTTCCTATATTAAGTATAGAAGGAAATGAGGAGCAAACTGATAGAAGACGCGGTATAGGAACCTATAAAATGTTGATGGAAGTAATGAATAAACTAAAGGAAAAAGGAATATTATTTGGTTCATCAGTTACTGTAACTAAAGAAAATCTTAGTACTGTGACAAGTAAAGCATTCTTCAATAAGTTATATAAAAAGGGATGTAAAGCGATGATTTTTGTCGAATATGTTCCTGTGTCAGATGGAACGCAAAACCTAGCACCAGGCAATAGAGAACGCAAAATTTTAGAGGATGAGCAGCAAAAGCTTAGAGATGAATATAAAGATGCTATTTTTCTGTCTTTTCCTGGTGACGAAAAATATTCTGGTGGTTGTCTAGCCGCAGGTAGGGGATTTTTTCATATAAGTGTTGATGGCTCTGCGGAACCATGCCCATTTTCACCATATTCGGATACTAATTTAGCAGAATGTACGTTAAGAGAAGCGATAAATTCGCCTTTGTTTGATAAGCTAAATAAATCAGGAATGCTTCTTTCTGAACATGCAGGCGGCTGCGTTCTTTTTGAAAAGGAGCAAGAAGTAAAAGAACTTATGAACCTTTAG
- a CDS encoding IS982 family transposase — MPEFNKDSTITINDLKDFIVVTYVIIDDFYQKVTPTFIKNRRNIAKSVMTDSEIITISLVGELLTIDSEKAWFGFCSKNLRDLFPNFCSRPRFHRVRKSLFRVIDEIRKELTKFLNYQYDRMRIADSMPIPVCKFGRAHFHKAFKPEAAYGRCASKKETYYGFKLHALVALDGYITDFTVTAANIDDRDVVWELTANSEIDILIGDKGYIGQKVASQLKETRYIRLLTINRNNSKTKLLKPFRQLIFKARRRVETTFSQLSEQLNMQRVLTKSTWGFATRISNKILAHNLCYFINKFFNIGIEISKIKELVFG; from the coding sequence ATGCCAGAGTTTAATAAAGATTCTACCATAACAATAAATGACTTAAAAGATTTTATTGTTGTCACTTATGTTATAATTGATGACTTTTACCAAAAAGTAACTCCAACATTTATTAAAAATCGTCGTAACATCGCTAAATCAGTAATGACTGATAGCGAAATAATTACGATTTCTTTAGTAGGTGAACTCTTAACCATTGACTCTGAAAAAGCATGGTTTGGATTTTGCTCTAAAAACCTACGAGACTTATTTCCCAACTTTTGTAGTAGGCCGAGGTTTCATAGAGTTAGAAAGTCATTATTTCGAGTCATTGATGAAATTCGTAAAGAGTTAACGAAATTTCTTAACTATCAATATGACCGAATGAGAATTGCAGATAGTATGCCAATTCCTGTGTGTAAGTTTGGGAGAGCTCATTTCCATAAAGCTTTTAAGCCGGAGGCTGCCTACGGGCGATGCGCTTCGAAAAAAGAAACATATTATGGATTCAAATTACATGCTTTAGTAGCCCTCGATGGCTATATCACAGATTTTACTGTAACAGCAGCAAATATTGATGACAGAGATGTCGTCTGGGAACTCACAGCTAATTCAGAGATTGATATACTAATAGGTGATAAAGGATATATAGGTCAAAAAGTTGCTTCGCAATTAAAAGAAACAAGGTACATTCGTCTTTTAACAATAAATCGTAACAATAGTAAAACTAAACTTTTAAAACCTTTTAGGCAGTTGATATTCAAGGCTCGTCGTAGAGTAGAAACTACTTTTTCTCAGCTCTCCGAGCAATTAAATATGCAGAGGGTTCTTACAAAATCAACTTGGGGATTTGCCACAAGAATATCAAATAAAATATTAGCTCATAATCTTTGCTATTTTATAAATAAATTTTTTAATATAGGTATAGAAATATCAAAGATTAAAGAATTAGTATTCGGATAA
- a CDS encoding flavodoxin family protein: protein MNIEVRYLSKSGNTKKVADAIASELGIVAQPITRGVSKNTDILFIGGALYWAGIDSDLKKFIMNLDSSVKKVAVFSTASIAKSAYPEMKKLLESRGINVCSDEFHCRGEFMKLHKNRPNQEDLILAKKFARDIVK, encoded by the coding sequence ATGAATATAGAAGTACGATATTTATCAAAATCAGGGAATACAAAAAAAGTGGCAGATGCTATAGCTAGTGAATTAGGAATTGTAGCACAACCAATTACTAGAGGAGTTTCAAAAAACACTGATATACTTTTTATAGGTGGAGCATTATATTGGGCAGGAATTGATAGTGATTTAAAGAAATTTATAATGAACCTAGATAGTAGTGTTAAAAAGGTTGCAGTTTTCAGCACGGCATCAATAGCAAAGTCTGCTTATCCAGAAATGAAAAAGCTATTAGAATCTAGGGGTATTAATGTTTGTAGTGATGAATTTCACTGCAGAGGAGAGTTTATGAAACTTCATAAAAATAGACCTAACCAAGAGGATCTAATTTTAGCCAAGAAGTTTGCTAGAGATATAGTTAAATAA
- a CDS encoding beta strand repeat-containing protein, which yields MKKYFKKILALILVVVISNTFIINSYVSAQTVNYTYNINCGNASISDYQGAGIIGVDTNNLSPVNTAVKVLKGIKGNDLIEAEIQQIVDDLPNMITNSLALINQGSATMYDYSLLGITGVTSSNIVDVNDYLTGKNLTTVARVQANATVIITLIKNVNNGYATCSTYASLGITSVNADNFDLISFAIKNAKDTKGSDLVKSEIVYVVNNILSNFSTYLNAINTGQGSISDYTSLGITDVTQINLADVNDFVKGKDNSTLAKLQANVKLIVNALNNINNGSTTLTDYTTLGITKVNEDNVIAMSIAIKNAKVANGNNLTKLDIINVIDITILDLVDIKDRINNGQASLSDYTSIGIMGVTQINLVDVNDYVQGKDNSTLVKLQTNVTAIVKPLNSINNGSVTISDYTILGITTVNTENVTIISLAVKAEKVKNGSNLTKADIAKVVSDTIISINQSKIAINNGQGALADYTLIQIKGVTSLNLADVNQYVTGRDNTTLAKLQTNVSAIVTALNTISTGTATISNYTLLGITTVTTENLTPINIAAKNASTLKLSNLTKAEIVKIVADTIVDLNNSKTIINTGLGTIADYTLLGIKGVTVNNLLDVNDYVKGKDNSTIAKLQANVTTIANALNSINNGTATVVNYTTLGITTVNTDNLTPINLAVKNEIISKGSNLVRADIIKLVADTIIILNASKTNINNGAATLNDYILLGIKGVTDTNLTDVNSYVKGKDNTTLAKLQTNVTTVVNALNSINNGTAIVSNYTTIGILSVNTENLGPINLAVKDAKTLKGDNLLKVEIAKVVSDTIVNLNNAKTNINNGNGTIDDYTLVGIKGVTDINLPDVNSYVKGKDNTTVAKMQTNVTTIVTALNNINKGLGTISNYTTLGITTVNSETITPINVAIKNALPLYGSNLTKADIAVIVQDTTNSFNSSKSSIVNGNGTLDDYTFIGIKGVTEINLDDVNSYVVGKDNTTLAKLQTNVTTVVNALNSINNGSTVMTYYTTLNITAVNTENIGPISTAIRNMKTIKGSNLTISEIVQLVNDTITDLNGARSRIDQGQGILDDFTLVGIKGVTDINLSDVNDYVKTTDNTTVAKLQANVSIVVNSLNYINNGSLVINYYTTLSILSVNSTNIKAVSLAVKEAKAIKGSNLTKSEILAIVSGIVGV from the coding sequence ATGAAAAAATATTTTAAAAAGATACTAGCGTTGATCTTAGTTGTAGTGATCTCTAATACCTTTATAATAAACTCATATGTAAGTGCACAAACAGTTAATTACACTTATAACATTAATTGTGGTAATGCAAGTATCTCAGATTATCAAGGAGCAGGTATAATAGGAGTAGACACTAATAATTTAAGCCCAGTAAATACTGCAGTTAAAGTCTTAAAGGGAATTAAAGGTAATGATTTAATTGAAGCAGAAATACAACAGATAGTTGACGATCTTCCAAATATGATAACAAATTCTTTGGCTTTGATAAATCAAGGCAGTGCAACAATGTATGATTATTCCTTATTAGGGATAACAGGTGTAACATCAAGTAATATAGTTGATGTTAATGATTATTTAACAGGAAAAAATCTTACTACAGTAGCAAGAGTACAAGCAAATGCAACAGTGATTATAACACTTATAAAAAATGTAAATAATGGTTATGCGACATGTAGTACATATGCTTCTCTTGGAATTACATCTGTTAATGCAGATAATTTTGATCTTATAAGTTTTGCAATTAAGAATGCAAAGGATACAAAAGGTAGCGACTTAGTGAAGTCCGAAATAGTATATGTAGTAAATAATATACTAAGTAATTTTTCAACTTACTTAAATGCAATAAATACTGGACAAGGATCTATATCAGATTATACTTCTTTAGGAATTACAGATGTAACTCAGATAAACTTAGCTGATGTAAATGATTTTGTAAAAGGAAAGGACAATAGCACCTTAGCTAAGCTACAAGCTAACGTTAAGTTAATTGTAAATGCACTAAATAATATTAATAATGGCTCTACAACATTGACAGATTATACAACCTTAGGAATAACAAAAGTTAACGAAGATAATGTTATAGCTATGAGTATAGCTATAAAAAATGCTAAAGTAGCAAACGGTAATAACTTAACCAAGCTGGATATAATAAATGTAATAGATATTACAATACTTGATCTAGTTGACATAAAAGACAGAATAAATAATGGACAAGCATCATTAAGTGATTACACTTCTATAGGTATAATGGGTGTAACACAAATAAACTTAGTTGATGTAAATGATTATGTGCAAGGAAAAGATAACAGTACTTTAGTTAAATTGCAAACAAATGTAACTGCAATTGTAAAACCTCTTAATAGTATAAATAACGGTTCAGTAACTATAAGTGATTATACTATCTTAGGAATAACAACAGTTAATACAGAAAATGTTACTATTATTAGCTTAGCAGTAAAAGCTGAAAAGGTTAAAAACGGAAGCAATTTAACAAAGGCAGACATAGCAAAAGTAGTAAGTGACACAATAATTAGTATAAATCAATCAAAAATAGCAATAAATAATGGACAAGGAGCATTAGCTGATTACACGCTAATACAAATAAAAGGAGTTACAAGTTTAAATTTAGCTGATGTAAATCAATATGTAACAGGGCGAGATAATACTACATTGGCTAAATTGCAAACTAATGTTTCAGCAATTGTAACTGCTCTTAATACTATAAGTACTGGTACTGCTACTATAAGTAATTATACTCTCCTAGGAATAACAACAGTTACTACAGAGAATCTTACACCTATTAACATAGCAGCGAAAAATGCCAGTACCTTGAAGTTAAGTAACTTAACAAAAGCTGAAATAGTAAAAATTGTAGCGGATACAATAGTTGACTTGAATAATTCTAAGACTATCATAAACACTGGGTTAGGGACGATAGCTGATTACACCTTGTTAGGAATAAAGGGCGTAACTGTCAATAATCTTTTAGATGTAAATGATTATGTAAAAGGAAAAGATAATAGCACAATAGCAAAGCTACAAGCAAATGTAACAACAATTGCAAATGCCCTTAATAGTATAAATAATGGTACTGCAACTGTAGTTAATTATACAACTTTAGGAATAACAACAGTTAATACAGATAATCTTACCCCTATCAATTTAGCTGTAAAAAATGAAATTATCTCAAAGGGAAGTAATTTAGTAAGAGCAGATATAATAAAGTTAGTAGCAGATACTATAATCATATTAAATGCTTCAAAGACTAACATTAATAATGGAGCTGCAACGCTTAATGATTATATATTGCTAGGAATAAAAGGAGTAACAGATACCAACTTAACAGATGTAAATTCATATGTAAAAGGAAAAGATAACACTACATTAGCGAAACTACAAACTAATGTAACAACTGTTGTAAATGCTTTAAATAGTATAAATAACGGTACTGCAATTGTATCTAATTATACTACAATAGGAATACTTTCTGTTAACACTGAAAATCTTGGCCCTATAAATTTAGCAGTAAAAGATGCGAAAACTCTAAAGGGTGATAATTTGTTAAAGGTTGAAATTGCAAAAGTAGTTTCTGATACAATAGTTAACTTAAATAACGCGAAAACTAATATAAACAACGGAAATGGAACAATTGATGATTATACATTAGTAGGAATAAAAGGAGTAACAGATATAAACTTGCCTGATGTAAACTCATATGTAAAAGGAAAAGATAATACAACAGTTGCTAAAATGCAAACCAACGTTACAACTATTGTTACAGCTCTTAATAATATAAATAAAGGCTTAGGTACTATAAGTAATTATACGACTTTAGGAATAACAACTGTTAATTCTGAAACCATTACCCCTATAAATGTAGCAATAAAAAACGCGTTACCGTTATACGGAAGCAACTTGACAAAAGCAGATATAGCAGTAATAGTACAAGATACAACAAATAGCTTTAATTCTTCAAAAAGTTCAATTGTTAATGGAAATGGAACCTTAGATGATTATACTTTTATAGGTATAAAAGGAGTTACAGAAATCAATTTAGATGATGTAAATTCTTACGTAGTAGGAAAAGATAATACAACCTTGGCTAAATTACAAACAAATGTTACAACAGTGGTAAATGCATTAAATTCTATAAATAATGGATCAACAGTAATGACCTATTATACAACTTTAAACATAACAGCAGTTAATACCGAAAATATTGGACCTATTAGTACAGCAATTAGAAATATGAAAACTATAAAAGGAAGTAACTTAACAATATCAGAAATTGTTCAATTAGTTAATGATACTATAACTGATTTGAATGGAGCAAGAAGCAGAATTGATCAAGGTCAAGGAATCTTAGATGATTTTACTCTAGTAGGTATAAAAGGCGTAACAGATATTAACTTAAGTGATGTAAATGATTATGTAAAAACAACTGATAATACCACTGTAGCTAAATTACAAGCTAATGTATCAATTGTTGTAAATTCACTAAATTATATAAATAATGGTTCTTTAGTCATAAATTACTATACAACTTTATCTATACTTTCAGTTAATTCAACTAATATCAAAGCTGTAAGTTTAGCAGTGAAAGAAGCTAAGGCAATCAAAGGAAGTAACTTAACAAAATCTGAGATACTTGCAATAGTAAGTGGAATTGTAGGAGTATAA
- a CDS encoding L-fucose/L-arabinose isomerase family protein, which produces MKNIPEIKLGIVAVSRDCFPMELSASRRKAVVKAYKEISGDIFECPTTVENEKHMEQALKEVKEAGVNALVVYLGNFGPETSETLLAKYFDGPVMFVAAAEESGDNLINGRGDAYCGMLNASYNLALRNIKAYIPEYPVGTAIEVADMVKEFVPVATALLGLKNLKIISFGPRPQDFLACNAPIKQLYNLGVEIEENSELDLYAAFNAHANDPRIPEVIASMEQELGEGNKMPGILPKLAQYEVTLLDWMEEHKGSREFVVFANKCWPSFQTQFGFVPCYVNSRLAAMGIPVACEVDIFGALSEYIGTCVSQDVVTLLDINNSVPADMYEAEIKGNFDYTLKDTFMGFHCGNTAACKLTSGTMKNQMIMARALEPNQEPNITRGTLEGDIVPGDITFFRLQSNAEAELTAYVAEGEVLPVATRSFGAIGIFAIPEMARFYRHVLIEKRYPHHGAVAFGHHGKAIYSLFKYLGVNDLCFNQPKGMLYKTENPFK; this is translated from the coding sequence ATGAAAAACATACCAGAAATAAAATTAGGCATTGTGGCAGTAAGCAGAGATTGTTTCCCAATGGAATTATCTGCTAGTCGCAGAAAAGCTGTAGTAAAAGCTTATAAAGAAATAAGTGGAGATATTTTTGAATGTCCTACAACCGTAGAAAATGAAAAACATATGGAACAAGCTTTAAAAGAAGTTAAAGAAGCAGGTGTAAATGCATTAGTAGTATACCTTGGAAATTTTGGACCTGAAACTTCAGAAACTTTGCTTGCAAAATATTTTGATGGACCAGTTATGTTTGTTGCTGCTGCTGAAGAAAGTGGGGACAACCTAATCAATGGACGTGGAGATGCTTATTGTGGAATGTTAAATGCAAGCTATAATTTGGCATTACGTAATATAAAAGCATATATTCCTGAATATCCTGTAGGAACAGCTATTGAAGTTGCAGATATGGTTAAAGAATTTGTTCCTGTTGCTACTGCTTTACTTGGACTTAAAAATTTAAAAATTATTTCTTTTGGACCTCGGCCACAAGACTTTTTAGCTTGCAATGCACCAATAAAGCAATTATATAATCTTGGTGTTGAAATTGAAGAAAATTCAGAACTTGATTTATATGCAGCTTTTAATGCACATGCTAATGATCCAAGAATTCCAGAAGTAATAGCTAGTATGGAACAAGAACTAGGTGAAGGAAATAAAATGCCTGGTATATTACCTAAACTTGCTCAGTACGAAGTTACTTTGCTTGATTGGATGGAAGAACATAAGGGTTCAAGAGAATTTGTTGTTTTTGCAAACAAATGTTGGCCATCTTTTCAAACTCAATTCGGATTCGTCCCATGTTATGTTAACAGTCGTTTAGCAGCAATGGGAATACCTGTTGCTTGTGAAGTTGATATTTTTGGTGCTTTAAGTGAATATATAGGAACTTGTGTAAGTCAAGATGTAGTAACATTACTTGATATAAATAATTCAGTGCCAGCTGACATGTACGAAGCAGAAATCAAAGGTAACTTTGATTATACTTTAAAAGATACATTCATGGGCTTCCATTGTGGTAATACAGCTGCATGTAAGTTAACAAGTGGAACTATGAAAAATCAAATGATTATGGCAAGAGCTTTAGAACCAAATCAAGAACCAAATATAACTCGTGGTACTCTAGAAGGAGATATTGTTCCTGGCGATATAACTTTCTTCCGTTTACAGAGCAATGCTGAGGCAGAGTTAACAGCATATGTTGCTGAAGGCGAAGTTCTTCCAGTTGCTACTCGTTCCTTTGGAGCTATAGGTATTTTTGCAATTCCTGAAATGGCGAGATTCTACCGTCATGTGTTAATTGAAAAGAGATATCCTCACCATGGAGCTGTTGCATTTGGACATCACGGAAAAGCAATTTATAGTTTATTTAAATACCTAGGTGTTAATGATCTATGCTTTAATCAACCAAAAGGGATGCTTTATAAAACTGAAAATCCTTTCAAGTAA